A genome region from Coffea arabica cultivar ET-39 chromosome 7e, Coffea Arabica ET-39 HiFi, whole genome shotgun sequence includes the following:
- the LOC113701432 gene encoding peroxidase 10-like isoform X1 yields the protein MSPSRIVAYRPSTFAWFCIFFLCCSVHGQLDYKFYDDACPNLTRIVRYGVWSAIYNETRMAASILRLHFHDCFVNGCEGSVLLDDSSTIKGEKNAVPNKNSARGFEVIDAIKANVEKACPSTVSCADILALAAREAVYLAGGPYWPVLLGRRDGLTASEDAANTQLPSPFESLANITAKFTDKGLDMKDVVVLSGGHTIGFAQCFTFKPRLFNFDGAGNPDPTLDATLLTSLRGLCPNEASSDSNLAPLDAASVSKFDNSYYKNLVNNSGLLGSDQVLMSDNTTAAMVSYYSKFPFLFSKDFGVSMVKMGNIGVLTGQDGQIRKNCRVVN from the exons ATGAGTCCTAGTAGAATAGTTGCCTATAGACCCTCAACTTTTGCTTGGTTCTGCATCTTTTTTCTGTGTTGTTCTGTTCATGGTCAACTTGATTACAAGTTTTACGATGATGCTTGTCCCAACTTAACCAGGATCGTTCGCTATGGTGTCTGGTCTGCCATCTACAACGAAACTCGAATGGCTGCCTCTATTCTACGCCTGCACTTTCATGACTGTTTTGTTAAT GGGTGCGAGGGATCTGTGTTACTGGACGATAGCAGCACAATAAAGGGGGAGAAGAATGCAGTTCCTAATAAGAATTCAGCTAGAGGATTTGAAGTCATTGATGCAATAAAGGCTAATGTGGAGAAAGCCTGTCCATCCACTGTTTCTTGCGCTGATATATTGGCACTTGCTGCTCGAGAAGCCGTCTACCTT GCAGGAGGGCCGTATTGGCCTGTGCTTTTGGGCCGCCGAGACGGCCTTACTGCCAGTGAAGACGCGGCCAACACACAGCTACCCTCACCTTTCGAGTCCCTGGCTAACATCACCGCAAAGTTTACTGACAAGGGACTCGATATGAAAGACGTGGTCGTGCTTTCAG GTGGACACACCATTGGGTTCGCTCAATGTTTCACCTTCAAGCCGAGGCTATTTAATTTTGATGGGGCGGGAAATCCTGATCCAACTCTAGACGCAACGCTTCTAACCAGTTTGCGTGGCTTGTGTCCAAATGAAGCCAGCTCCGATTCCAATCTGGCTCCACTGGACGCAGCCAGCGTGAGCAAGTTCGACAACTCCTATTACAAGAATCTCGTGAACAATTCTGGGCTTCTTGGGTCTGACCAAGTTCTTATGAGCGACAACACTACAGCTGCAATGGTCTCCTACTACAGCAAGTTCCCTTTCCTCTTCTCCAAGGACTTTGGGGTGTCAATGGTAAAGATGGGCAATATTGGTGTGCTGACGGGGCAGGATGGACAAATAAGGAAGAATTGTAGAGTTGTGAACTAG
- the LOC113701432 gene encoding peroxidase 10-like isoform X2, whose translation MGCEGSVLLDDSSTIKGEKNAVPNKNSARGFEVIDAIKANVEKACPSTVSCADILALAAREAVYLAGGPYWPVLLGRRDGLTASEDAANTQLPSPFESLANITAKFTDKGLDMKDVVVLSGGHTIGFAQCFTFKPRLFNFDGAGNPDPTLDATLLTSLRGLCPNEASSDSNLAPLDAASVSKFDNSYYKNLVNNSGLLGSDQVLMSDNTTAAMVSYYSKFPFLFSKDFGVSMVKMGNIGVLTGQDGQIRKNCRVVN comes from the exons ATG GGGTGCGAGGGATCTGTGTTACTGGACGATAGCAGCACAATAAAGGGGGAGAAGAATGCAGTTCCTAATAAGAATTCAGCTAGAGGATTTGAAGTCATTGATGCAATAAAGGCTAATGTGGAGAAAGCCTGTCCATCCACTGTTTCTTGCGCTGATATATTGGCACTTGCTGCTCGAGAAGCCGTCTACCTT GCAGGAGGGCCGTATTGGCCTGTGCTTTTGGGCCGCCGAGACGGCCTTACTGCCAGTGAAGACGCGGCCAACACACAGCTACCCTCACCTTTCGAGTCCCTGGCTAACATCACCGCAAAGTTTACTGACAAGGGACTCGATATGAAAGACGTGGTCGTGCTTTCAG GTGGACACACCATTGGGTTCGCTCAATGTTTCACCTTCAAGCCGAGGCTATTTAATTTTGATGGGGCGGGAAATCCTGATCCAACTCTAGACGCAACGCTTCTAACCAGTTTGCGTGGCTTGTGTCCAAATGAAGCCAGCTCCGATTCCAATCTGGCTCCACTGGACGCAGCCAGCGTGAGCAAGTTCGACAACTCCTATTACAAGAATCTCGTGAACAATTCTGGGCTTCTTGGGTCTGACCAAGTTCTTATGAGCGACAACACTACAGCTGCAATGGTCTCCTACTACAGCAAGTTCCCTTTCCTCTTCTCCAAGGACTTTGGGGTGTCAATGGTAAAGATGGGCAATATTGGTGTGCTGACGGGGCAGGATGGACAAATAAGGAAGAATTGTAGAGTTGTGAACTAG
- the LOC113701626 gene encoding peptidyl-prolyl cis-trans isomerase CYP40-like: MGNPRCYLDMSIGGELEGRIVVELYSDVVPKTAENFRALCTGEKGIGPHTGAPLHFKGSCFHRVIRGFMVQGGDISAGNGTGGESIYGLKFEDENFKLKHERKGMLSMANSGPDTNGSQFFITTTQTSHLDGKHVVFGRVIKGLGVIRSIEHVTTTEAYYPTLDVMIADCGEIPEGADDGTSNFFKDGDCYPDWPADLSMKPDDISWWMTAVDSVKAFGNERFKKQDFKMAHRKYCKALRYLNTCWEMDDVDEEKSDSLKKTKSQIFTNCSACKLKLGDLKGALLDADFAIRDADDNVKAFYRQGQAYMALNDIDAAVESFKKALDLEPNDGGIKKELAAARKKVADRRDREKKTYSRMFQMS; this comes from the exons ATGGGGAATCCGAGATGTTACTTGGACATGAGCATTGGGGGAGAGTTGGAAGGAAGGATAGTGGTGGAGCTTTACAGTGACGTTGTCCCTAAAACTGCCGAGAATTTTAGGGCTCTGTGCACTGGCGAGAAAGGCATCGGTCCTCATACCGGCGCTCCCCTCCATTTCAAG GGCTCTTGTTTCCATCGTGTTATTAGGGGTTTCATGGTACAAGGTGGTGACATTTCTGCCGGAAATGGAACTGGTGGTGAATCCATCTACGgcttgaaatttgaagatgaaaatttTAAACTCAAGCACGAAAGGAAAGGGATGCTATCCATGGCTAATTCTGGTCCCGATACTAATGGTTCTCAATTTTTCATCACTACAACTCAAACCTCTCATCTGGATGGAAAGCATGTTGTGTTCGGGAGAGTAATCAAGGGATTGGGCGTGATTCGTTCAATTGAGCATGTCACCACGACGGAGGCTTATTATCCGACTCTTGATGTCATGATAGCTGATTGTGGCGAAATTCCTGAAGGTGCAGATGATGGGAcatctaatttcttcaaagatGGTGACTGTTATCCTGATTGGCCAGCTGATCTAAGCATGAAACCAGATGACATTTCTTGGTGGATGACCGCTGTAGACTCTGTAAAAGCTTTTGGAAATGAAAGATTTAAG AAGCAAGACTTCAAAATGGCTCACAGAAAGTACTGTAAGGCTCTTCGCTATTTGAATACATGCTGGGAAATGGATGATGTTGATGAAG AGAAAAGTGATTCCCTGAAGAAGACCAAGTCTCAGATATTTACTAATTGTTCT GCCTGCAAGTTGAAGTTAGGAGATCTTAAAGGAGCATTGCTAGATGCAGACTTTGCCATTCGTGATGCAGATGACAATGTAAAAGCTTTCTATCGCCAAGGTCAG GCATACATGGCACTCAACGACATCGATGCAGCAGTTGAAAGTTTCAAGAAGGCACTGGATTTGGAGCCAAATGATG GTGGAATAAAGAAGGAGCTTGCAGCAGCAAGGAAAAAG GTTGCTGATAGACGTGACAGGGAGAAAAAGACTTACTCAAGAATGTTCCAGATGAGCTAA
- the LOC113701624 gene encoding patatin-like protein 2 gives MKMNQLILTLALLTTFNLLQPPLTDAITKGRLATVLSIDGGGIRGIIPGTILAFLEAKLQELDGPNARIADYFDVVAGTSTGGLVTTMLTAPNKDSRPLYAAKDITSFYLQNSPQIFPESSRKDVVKSLTNLLGGPKYDGKYLHSLIKRLLGNLTMENTLTDVVIPTFDIKRLQPIIFSTIDAKANASKNALLSDVCISTSAAPTYLPPYYFETKDAQGNTRSFDLIDGGVAANNPTLMAITHISKQILTGQFQLTDLKPMESNRMLVLSLGTGMAKNEEKYTAAAANQWGLLGWVYSNGATPLLDVFGAATSDMVDIHVSTLFQSLGSEKNYLRIQEEGLTGDASSVDVATTENMETLVQIGNSLLKKPVSRVNLETGRSEAVQGEGTNEEALTQFAKLLSDERKLRLAN, from the exons ATGAAGATGAATCAGCTAATCCTAACACTTGCCTTATTAACAACCTTCAACCTCCTACAACCTCCTTTGACAGATGCTATAACTAAAGGAAGGTTGGCTACAGTTCTAAGCATAGACGGAGGGGGTATCAGAGGCATCATTCCCGGCACCATTCTTGCTTTCCTGGAAGCCAAACTTCAG GAACTCGATGGACCGAATGCAAGAATCGCAGATTACTTTGATGTAGTTGCAGGGACTAGCACAGGTGGGCTTGTCACCACCATGCTCACTGCCCCAAATAAGGACAGCCGCCCTCTTTACGCTGCCAAAGACATAACCAGCTTCTACTTGCAAAACTCCCCCCAGATCTTTCCCGAGAGCAG CCGCAAGGACGTGGTAAAATCGCTTACAAATTTGTTGGGAGGACCAAAGTACGATGGCAAGTACTTGCACTCGTTGATAAAGAGACTATTGGGCAATCTCACCATGGAAAACACGTTAACAGACGTGGTCATACCCACTTTCGATATCAAGCGCCTTCAACCGATTATCTTCTCCACAATTGAC GCCAAAGCAAATGCTTCTAAGAATGCTCTGCTATCAGATGTCTGCATCAGCACTTCCGCAGCACCCACCTATCTTCCACCGTACTACTTCGAGACCAAGGACGCACAAGGGAACACACGCAGCTTTGATCTCATTGATGGAGGAGTTGCTGCTAATAATCCA ACTCTGATGGCCATAACCCATATTTCCAAACAAATTTTGACGGGCCAATTTCAATTGACGGATTTGAAGCCCATGGAGAGCAATAGAATGCTGGTGTTGTCGCTAGGCACAGGAATGGCCAAAAACGAGGAAAAATACACTGCCGCAGCGGCTAACCAGTGGGGGTTGCTGGGATGGGTATACAGCAATGGTGCCACGCCGCTGCTGGATGTTTTTGGTGCTGCAACATCTGATATGGTTGATATACACGTTTCAACCCTCTTCCAATCACTTGGCAGTGAGAAAAATTACCTTCGCATCCAG GAAGAGGGATTGACTGGGGATGCATCATCAGTTGATGTCGCAACCACGGAAAATATGGAGACTCTAGTCCAGATTGGCAACAGCCTGCTGAAGAAGCCAGTGTCGAGGGTGAATTTGGAGACCGGAAGATCTGAGGCTGTTCAAGGAGAGGGCACCAACGAAGAAGCTCTTACACAATTTGCCAAGCTGCTTTCGGATGAAAGGAAGCTCCGACTAGCCAACTGA
- the LOC113701625 gene encoding phosphoglycerate mutase-like protein 4: MTRVCAVKIFQFPRHANTLKSSSPSPSVSEKKLRFIISPPLIHNPGTSSLSISLMAHSRPRILEQAEADCDGKITDNIAGERKYAEIVVIRHGETEWNADGRIQGHLDVELNDVGREQATAVAERVSKEFKVSAVYSSDLKRAFETAQIIASSCGGLQVLEDPDLRERHLGDLQGLVVREAAKSSSKAYRAFVSKRRDEEIPGGGESLDQLYQRCTSSLQRIANKHIGERVVAVTHGGVIRALHRRASSHGRSAGKIMNTCVNVFQLSDEDEWSIKVWGDVSHLNQTGILESGFGGDKSSG; encoded by the exons ATGACCCGTGTGTGTGCTGTGAAAATATTCCAATTCCCCCGCCACGCAAACACTCTGAAGTCTTCTTCACCTTCTCCGTCGGTTTCCGAAAAAAAGCTCCGTTTCATCATCTCTCCTCCGTTGATCCACAATCCAGGAACAAGCTCCCTTTCCATCTCCTTAATGGCCCATTCCAGGCCCAG GATTTTAGAGCAAGCCGAGGCCGATTGCGACGGTAAAATTACGGATAATATAGCAGGAGAGCGAAAGTACGCTGAAATTGTTGTGATACGTCATGGTGAAACCGAATGGAATGCCGATGGGAGAATTCAG GGGCACTTAGACGTTGAGTTAAACGACGTAGGAAGAGAGCAAGCTACCGCG GTGGCTGAGCGAGTTTCCAAAGAGTTCAAAGTCTCTGCGGTTTACTCATCTGACTTGAAGAGAGCATTTGAGACTGCACAGATTATAGCAAGCAGCTGCGGGGGCCTTCAG GTTCTTGAAGACCCAGACCTGCGGGAAAGACATCTCGGGGATCTCCAAGGCCTAGTGGTTCGTGAAGCTGCCAAAAGCAGTTCGAAGGCTTATAGAGCATTTGTATCTAAACGAAGGGATGAAGAAATTCCA GGTGGTGGAGAAAGTCTTGATCAACTTTATCAACGCTGCACATCTTCGCTGCAAAGGATTGCAAACAAGCACATAG GGGAGCGAGTAGTTGCGGTCACTCATGGAGGAGTTATCAGAGCACTTCATAGACGGGCATCTTCACATGGGCGGTCTGCTGGGAAGATTATGAATACATGTGTCAATGTATTTCAGTTGTCTGATGAGGATGAGTGGTCCATTAAAGTATGGGGTGACGTGAGTCATCTTAACCAGACTGGCATTTTGGAGTCTGGTTTTGGTGGGGACAAATCTTCTGGTTAG